One Marasmius oreades isolate 03SP1 chromosome 2, whole genome shotgun sequence DNA segment encodes these proteins:
- the ATG18 gene encoding autophagy protein, whose product MAERTNSNMLFANFNQDFSCISVGTRKGYSITNCDPFGRVYTMNDGARGIVEMLFCTSLIALVGAADVPQSSPRKLQIVNTKRQSMICELLFPSSILAVKMNRKTLVIVLELEIYIYDISNMRLLHVIETTPNPDAICALSPSTDNSYLAYPSPVPSPTSPLSTQPGSSSSSSHPSPPTSSPSSTSSQSGDVLLFSTRSLTVANVIQAHKAPISFLSLSSNGTLLATSSEKGTVIRVWSVPGAEKLYQFRRGTREAKIYSMNFNSVGSLLAVSSAHDTVHIFKLGGKGGGSGGVNGIKEGAGATSPSSASVDSVDEPDGGGGGYEAFIEKKKSGGVSSTLRRRSLQVTKSLSHSMGGYLPNSITEMWEPSRDFAFLRLPTSGVRCVVALSGTMPQVMVISSEGYFYSYSIDLEKGGECALTKQYSLLDAGEGEGE is encoded by the exons ATGGCGGAAAGAACCAACTCGAATATGTTATTCGCAAATTTCAACCAAGACTTCTC GTGCATATCGGTTGGAACGAGAAAGGGTTACAGTATCACGAACTGTGATCCATTCGGGAGGGTTTATACCATGA ACGACGGAGCGCGAGGAATAGTTGAAATGCTGTTCTGCACGAGTCTCATTGCGCTCGTCGGTGCTGCTGATGTGCCACAGTCGAGTCCCAGAAAGCTACAGATCGTCAACACCAAG CGTCAATCCATGATATGCGAACTGCTCTTTCCCTCTTCAATATTGGCAGTCAAGATGAACCGAAAAACCCTTGTCATCGTTCTCGAGCTGGAAATCTACATCTACGACATATCGAATATGAGACTGTTGCATGTCATTGAGACGACGCCGAATCCAGATG CCATATGTGCACTATCACCGTCTACAGACAACTCTTACCTTGCATACCCTTCCCCCGTTCCCTCACCTACATCACCCCTCTCCACCCAACCaggttcttcatcttcatcttcccatccttcgcCTCCAACATCTTCACCCTCATCAACCTCAAGCCAATCTGGAGACGTTCTCCTCTTCTCTACTCGTTCTCTCACAGTAGCCAACGTGATACAAGCACACAAAGCTCCTATATCGTTCTTATCACTCTCTTCGAATGGAACGTTACTCGCGACATCATCAGAAAAGGGAACCGTGATTCGTGTATGGTCCGTACCGGGTGCGGAAAAACTTTATCAGTTCAGGAGAGGGACTAGGGAAGCGAAAATCTATTCGATGAACTTCAACTCTGTGGGGTCTTTATTGGCGGTCAGCTCGGCGCACGATACAGTGCATATATTCAAATTAGGAGGCAAAGGTGGTGGTAGTGGAGGAGTAAATGGTATTAAAGAGGGTGCAGGTGCTACGAGTCCATCATCGGCTTCGGTGGATTCTGTTGATGAACCTGAtggaggagggggagggtATGAAGCGTTtatagagaagaagaagagtggTGGTGTTTC TTCCACACTCCGCCGGAGATCACTCCAGGTCACAAAGTCGCTTTCACACTCAATGGGCGGATACCTCCCCAACTCGATCACGGAGATGTGGGAGCCATCGAGGGATTTTGCATTCTTGCGGTTACCAACTAGCGGGGTGAGATGTGTGGTGGCCCTGAGTGG GACGATGCCTCAGGTAATGGTCATCTCGTCGGAAGGCTACTTTTATTCGTACAGCATCGATCTTGAGAAGGGTGGGGAGTGTGCGTTGACGAAACAGTACAGTTTGCTGGATGCTGGCGAGGGAGAAGGCGAGTAG